gaacacacagaaatctacctagctcttttaaccatcacgctcttgctatggctctaatagctctgaccccagggcaactttatttattaacataaaactaaaattacatttcagtacaaataaaatatcaccatagcttaGGATTGTGTATATAGGGATAGTATGAAATCATCAAATCAGATAGCAGAAAGTTTGATCTCTTTATTTCTGAATGATTGAGAAGAAtacattgacttttttgttttattgtgtagTAGACAAAGATGAGATAGGATGAGATAGGATAATGAGAGAACTAATCACTGACTTGATCCATGCATGATTTCCAGCTAGTAATGCTTTGTCAAAATGACAATAGAATGTCCTTAACATAATTGAAAGTGAGAATAATATTATAGAAAATTAAtagaaactggattttttttagaTCCAAAGCTCATTTTGATAAAACAATGTCTCCAGAAGATAATATACACTAAAGAGCATTCTTTCCCATCAAGTTTACATTAACAATAGAGCCCTTGTTACCTTCATGAAGACTTATAAGCCAAATCTccactgttttcatttctctgagaatTCTGACCTCTGAAGTTTCCACCAGAATGTCCTACTAATCTCTGAATTCttattattttacagttttatattCTCCAACTTTCATCCTGTAAATAAAGCCCTTGATATTGAGAGGGTATAAGGTTTATCATAACAAGGCCTCCACTTCTTGATATCAGTGATCTGTATTTGTTACCTTTAACACTGACAAAACACTTGAAATAGCAATTTAATGAAGTAATTGCTATTTTGCCCCTATGGCTTCCTGATATAGTCAATCATGTTGGGGAAGAGACGGTGGCAGCACCTTGAGGCAGATGATCACAATGCATTTGTGGTTAAGAAACAGAGGGAGATAAATGCATTCTTTCACCATGCTTACCCCTCCTTTTGATTTTGCATGTGTCTTAGACATTGTTCTATTGTTGTAAATAGTTACCATGATCACTGCAATTCTTatacaagaaaacatttagtgggggcttgcttacagtttcagaggtttatttcaACATTATCATGGCAATTAGAATGGTAGCATGCATTCAGACTTAGTGCTAGAGATGTatctgagagctctacatccagatcctcaggaaacagagagccacTGAGCCTGCCTTAGGactttgaaaccttaaagcccatccTCATTAATACATTTCAtctaacaaagccatacttcctaatctctttcaaatagtgccactccctgataacTAATCATTTAACTATATGACCCTGTGGTGGGCACTCTCAACAAACACTGCATTCCATTTCCTGGCCCCATGAGCTTTTAGCAATATCATAATTCAAAATTGTTTTTCAGTCCCCACTTACAGTTTCACATTCTCAAAACTGCTTAAAATTCTGAAATTCAAAGTCTCTGAGACTCAtgtcatttttctaattttagttCCCCCATCAAATCAAaacacacaatggcacagaatatacgtTACCACTCAAAAGGGTGGGGATGaaacataatgaggaaatactagaccaaagcacAACAGAAGAGCAGCAGAGCAAATTCTAAATTCTACATCTCCATATCTGATATCAAAGGACTTCTCAGCTTTCCAACACCtttcggctttttttttttttgtctgaaacaCACTTCCTTTTCTGGGGTAGTTCCATACCCAGTCTTTAGCTCTTGGTgtcaggtatcccacaactctgatatctccaacatcttggagtcttCAATACAATCTAGGCCTGGCtttcatagcttcatgcaatgaCACTTCTGAGCCTCTAGGCAGGCACACCACTGACACATCGCTGGCCTCAGGGCTCTCCTAACCACAGTGTGAGAATCCACATTTTCCTTATACTcttgattctaaagccagaacatGTGGCCAAAGCTGTCAAGTTCTTCTGGTTGCTGGGCCTAAAATGTGGCCCCGTTGCTCAAATAAATTTTCAATACCTTAAAAGTTTTTTTAGAGTTTCctcaataattttctttaataattttcacaagttggaaatttagctgggtggctTCTTTCCCTGAAGTCACCATTCCTTTCATTCCACTTAGCATCAGCTTCttctctaaaatttttatttccttgagcATTGGTCTTAGTTCCATTGtatttcctggtgctccttttcacCTCAAACATTACTTTGTATatatttcctttctcagctttttCCTTTCATTACAGATCTGCATAAGTGCAGCTACAATGACTGATTGTATGACACAGCCAATACTaggctgtctcaaaaatcccCTTTGTCAACACCATTAATATAAAccttttcaatttagcctcagacaatttttttttcagataagggCAAAAAGTATCCACATTCttagccaaaatatcacaaggatgTCTAGGCCACTTATTAATATtcctctcctctgaaacttcttgagatGGGCTATTATTATTTACATTGATCTCAGCACAATTGCCTACCATGTTTCTAATAGTATAGCTCATTAAAACTATTTAAGACATTCATCTACTTTATTCATTCAAAATCCAAAATCCACATCTGGCAACAAAAAACATGATCAAGCCTTTCACAGCAATGTCCTGTTTTAGTGAACATTCTATTGCAGTGAAAAGACACTATGATCGAAGCaagtcttataaaagaaaacaattaatttgGAACTTACTtaaagttttagaggtttagtcccttatcGTCATGTTGAGGGAGAATAGCAACATACAGGCAGACAcaatgctggagaagtagctgccgtggtgatatattgtataccctaataaacttgcctgaggatcagaggacagagccagccactagattagacagagaggtcaggcagtggtggtacacacctttaatcccagcctttgagatctcatgccattgcttgggaagcacacacactgaactagcctaccccagtaatcagattggtgaataccctatcatcacagagccttcatccaataactgatggaagcagatatagagattcacagccaagcaacaggctgagctccaggaatccagttgaagagaggaaagaggaattatatgagctaggggcatcaagatcttgatggggaaatctacagaagacgatcaaaccaagctagtgggaactcacaactttagaccaacaactgtggagcctgcattggactggactagaccctctacataagtgagacatttgtgtagctaggtctgtttaaggggcccctggctgtTGTatcaggatctgttcctggtgcatgagctgactttttagagcccattacttatggtgggataccttgcacagccttgatgcagggtaaggggcttggaactgcctcaattgaatgtaccagactttgctgacttcccataggaggccttaccttcttggaggagggggtggtggtgggttggGAGAGGGGTTcagggggagcaggaagagggatgagaggggaacatgtggttggtatgtaaaatgaataaaagaattctcaataaaaaaaagaaattaagttgaTGTGCAATCAACCATAATCTTGTACAGAGAGCAGTTGGAGCTGAGTCAAGCATAGTAGGGACATTTCCTTATGCAATTTTGCTTGTCATCAAGTGTCACACAGAGGTTTTAGGAAACCATACATTGCTGATGGGTTTGGTTATTGACAGTGGTTTTGAGGATCCCAGGGTGCACCCTAGAATGATGAGTCcctttgtattttgtttggaTAAAGAGGGGTAAGTGATTTGTCTCAGTATGTGTGAGGCTAATGTAGGATAGGATAATAGGGGAGATGGACATCGCTTCCATTCATAACTCAGACTGATGACTTTGTCAGAGTGACTATaaaacattgttaatataattgaAAGAGACAATACATTAAAAGTATTATATTTTTCtagaaattaaaactaaattataTGTAAAAGAGATATTTTTTCTGATAAAATATAGAATGTCCAAAGAAATTTCATATATGGTAAAGAAAGTCTTTTGTAATTAGGACACCAATAAATACACCAAAGGAAATCTTTAATAGAAAAGTGATTTCTTCTGCAATTATAGTCAGTTCCATATGCTTCACTAGACAGTGATGGgaacattcacatgcacatagtTATAGGTAATgcttttctggcctgcagattGGCTGACAGATATACATGAATTACTGTTATGTTAACTGTTCCCatggagaaaagaacaaaaaaatatttactcaaaccagatagatgccaggcagtggtggtacaagcctttaatcttagcacttgggaggtggagccagatggatctctgcaagttcaaggccagcctactctacagagtgagatccaggacaagcaccgaaactacacagagaaaccctctcttgaaaaacaaaacaaacaaacaaaaaaccaaccaaacaaaagataGACAACCAAAGAAAGACCAAAGTAATTCCACCATAGTCCACTGTGATGAACCAGTGggtttattgggattacttattTACAGGAGCACAGAGGAGTCAAACTTGCTATAGCCCAGAAAGCTCTCATTCACCATAGCTGTAGTTCTAAAGCTGTAGTTTCACATGTAGTTTGCATGCAGTTTCACAGATAAGCGAACATTGCTCAGGCACCCAGAGTACTCAGAGCATCTCCTCACCCTAGAAATTATTTAACACTTTTGTAATTTGGGGGTACTCTTTTTGAATTCTTTAGGCAGTGGTActcaactttcttttttcagttttttgagacagggtttctctgtgtagctttgtgcctttcctggaactcactctgtagcccaggctggccttgaactcacagagatctgcctgcctctgcctccagagtactgggattaaaggtgtgtgccaccattgcccagtaCTCAACTTTCTTAATGCTACAGTTTCTgatgtggtgacccacaaccataaaattattttgttgctatttcataagtgtaattttgctaattttatgaataataatgtaaatatatgataagcagaatatttgatatgcaatccctgtgaaagtgtcattggatcccacacacacactgcaatggTTAATGAACTCTAGGTTAAGGAGCACTGCTAATGATCTTGTAAGGTTATTTAATTCCTCAGGTTCATCAGCCTGCCATACCTCAACTGTAAGTAATGTTTCTATTTATAAGAAACTGCAGAAAAAGAGTCACAAAATTTCTGTCTCTAGTCCAGCGTCCTTCTGATAATACCCTCAACCAAAGggctattatttatcttttataacTTGGCTCATATAATCTTTctgcatatttgtttttgctttaagcATTTGACACTGCTTTAAGGATTCATTACTGCTTTAAGGATTGAGCTGAATCTCCAGAATGCTCTGTTTCTAATGTGTCGGTTTCCCTAATGTTTGTCTCGCTACTAGAATGACTGTCTTGGAAACTATATGTGAATTTACCTTTATAGCTCATATGCCttctccatttgtttatttattttcatactttTGCAAATGATTACAATAAGGAGTTATCAAATGACTAAATATAGAATCTTACCCTGAAAATGACCAATCCTTTCAGAAAATTATATTGctcaaatgaaaacaactttatCACAAAAGAAGATActtgtatgtggtggtattgtgttcccccaaaatattgtgtactctaataaatttatctggggtcagagaacagacagccactagatacaaaggctagaaaatggtggcactcacacctttaatcctagcattccagagatagaaatccctctggatctctgtgagttcaaggccacattggaaatagccaagcatggtgacacgcctttaatcccagaaagcctgcctttaattccagggagtggtggtagaaaacagaaagatatataaggcgtgaggaccagaaactagatgattttggctggttaagcattcaggcttttgagcagtaattcagcggagacccattccggatgaggactcagaggcctccagtctgaagagaaaagaccagctgaggatctggcgaggtgagatagctgtggcttgttctgtctctctgatctaccagcattgaccctgataactggcctcgggtttgattttattaataagaacttttaagatttctgctacacttGTACTGTGGCTTTATATGTTAGTCTCATATAATCTATTTTTTCTgaacatagaaaaaaatcagcCTTAATCTGAGTGTCTATTTACTAGGGGAAATATGAATATCTACCCTTATCTTTCTAAAGTCAAAAATGGCAAAATTTGCTTGTAACTCATGAGGCACTTATATCACTGACAGATACTTTAAAGTGTTCAGTGAAATGAAAACCCTAAGCGGAGATTTTGCTGCAACCTCTTCAGAGCACACTTGACATCCGTGTTCTTCAGGCTGTAGATCACAGGATTAAACACTGGAGCTAACACAGTGTAGACCACAGAAAAAAGCCTGTCTGTAACTGATGGTATGTGGGAGGGTAGCTTCACATAGAAGAAGCAAGCAGTAGCAGTGAAAACAGTGAAAACAGTGAGGTGGGGGATGCACGTGGAAAATGCTTTGGACTGACCTTTAGAAGTAGGAATCTTAAGCACGGTGGAGAAAACGTAAAAGTAAGAGATCACCACACAGATAAACCAAaatacacccacacaaacaccaaTTCCAAGACTTGAATAAATGACCACAAGTGTTTTGGAGCATGAAATCCTTAGCAATGAGGGAATATCACAAAAAATCTGCGGAATCATGTTGGAACCACAGAAGGGCATGGAAAATGTGCCAGCTGTATATATGACTCCAATTATTACCCCAATAGCCCAGGAAACACCTGCCATAAGGACACAGGTGCCACCATTCATAATGGCATCATAGTGCAGAGGGCTGCAAATGGCaacatagcggtcataggacaTGTCAGTCAGGACAAACACTTCTCCTGCTGCAAATGAAGTCATTAAAAATACCTGGAAGACACAACCAAGAGTAGAAATGGAATTGTTGTGAGTTAGGCTATTGACAAAGAAATTTGGAATAGGAATAGACACAAAAAGGGTATCCAGCAAAGACAAATTCTTcaagaagaagtacatgggtgttTGAAGCTGCAGATCAAAGGTGGTGAGAGTGATGATGATCAGGTTACTTATTACAGCTGCCATGTACATCACTAGGAAGAGCACTCCACATAAAGTCTGTAGCTCATGGATGCCAGAGAACCCCATGAGGATGAATCCAGTTATTGCAGTGACATTGGGCATACTGGATTCTTTTCAGGCTCttcaagagtaaagaaaaaaatgattaaaaattggCATCACACAAATGATAATACTGACATATAGAAATGCTCAGTGGAAAGGAGTCAAGATACCACACTTAAGGCACAAATACATTTCCAAAaagtcatttctttctccttgccTCTCATAAtcttaccttctctctctctctctctctctctctctctctctctctctctctctctctctctctctctctctctctctctctgtattctttGTATTCTCtcagtgtgtctgtctttccattcttctcccttctcttgctCACTTCTCTCTgactttcttccctcctctccctgtctctctgtttctgtctctgtctctgtctctgtgtgtgtgtgtgtgtgtctctctctgtttctctctctcctttga
The sequence above is drawn from the Peromyscus leucopus breed LL Stock chromosome 1, UCI_PerLeu_2.1, whole genome shotgun sequence genome and encodes:
- the LOC114687765 gene encoding olfactory receptor 14A2-like, which produces MPNVTAITGFILMGFSGIHELQTLCGVLFLVMYMAAVISNLIIITLTTFDLQLQTPMYFFLKNLSLLDTLFVSIPIPNFFVNSLTHNNSISTLGCVFQVFLMTSFAAGEVFVLTDMSYDRYVAICSPLHYDAIMNGGTCVLMAGVSWAIGVIIGVIYTAGTFSMPFCGSNMIPQIFCDIPSLLRISCSKTLVVIYSSLGIGVCVGVFWFICVVISYFYVFSTVLKIPTSKGQSKAFSTCIPHLTVFTVFTATACFFYVKLPSHIPSVTDRLFSVVYTVLAPVFNPVIYSLKNTDVKCALKRLQQNLRLGFSFH